A genomic stretch from Malus domestica chromosome 15, GDT2T_hap1 includes:
- the LOC139192265 gene encoding uncharacterized protein isoform X2: MSRKGYANLEAELKKTMPEGELDGHLLWKKAREDRKGNISDVTIGEQATKINREHSERSGPAEHCEDSEESRHSNHFEHAEHSERPKHSEHAEHSEDAEPFEQAEQSEHQEHPEHSEHQEHLYNFDANLSSKNNGVLTMALETPEQSGRVREVGGFVRPRDRQAQLEKEDLLDEVKKMIEQQGAYFKAKIAELEAKIDGGAAAITLPTLTPNPSGKAGCSGKENNVLEDNEIDFVELAVVGKRDAIKKRGNTAEKPQELPKQDMSLPKSLKLLYRYAERAMRDGETISVDIEKAVFGVSKTVSISREVIMQFMEMKEISATCMIVYMRHLYNKLKESNMVNMVGLTDPSSISVGVGDSDHKSRMLAAGLQNVPSDQVLLVPYNSGYHWMLTIISEGKDVCYFMDPLQRYFMDSLRRSMHEEEWKYVVNNGISQFKAQMGRGVQKPPIWKVLTGPKQPSNMECGYYVMRYMKEIIEDENLSFAAKWDGKALDAYTQAELNEVRCEWGDIVSDYM, from the exons AAAAAGACTATGCCTGAAGGTGAACTTGATGGGCATCTACTCTGGAAGAAAGCACGCGAGGATAGAAAAGGGAATATCTCCGATGTGACCATAGGAGAGCAGGCTACGAAGATT AACAGAGAGCATTCTGAGCGGTCTGGACCTGCAGAACATTGTGAAGATTCTGAAGAATCCAGACATTCCAATCATTTTGAACATGCAGAACATTCTGAACGCCCTAAGCATTCTGAACATGCAGAACATTCTGAAGATGCAGAACCTTTTGAACAAGCAGAACAGTCTGAACATCAAGAACATCCGGAACATTctgaacatcaagaacatttgTACAATTTTGACGCCAATCTCTCCTCTAAGAATAATGGTGTCCTGACAATGGCATTGGAAACTCCTGAACAGTCTGGTAGGGTTAGAGAGGTGGGAGGCTTTGTCAGGCCAAGAGACCGACAGGCTCAGTTGGAGAAGGAAGATCTGCTGGATGAGGTCAAGAAGATGATTGAGCAGCAGGGGGCTTACTTTAAAGCCAAGATTGCTGAGTTAGAGGCAAAGATCGATGGTGGGGCCGCTGCTATCACACTTCCAACTCTAACTCCCAATCCTTCTGGGAAGGCTGGCTGTTCTGGGAAGGAAAACAATGTCTTAGAAGATAATGAAATTGATTTTGTGGAATTGGCAGTTGTGGGTAAAAGAGATGCCATAAAG AAACGTGGAAACACTGCAGAAAAACCTCAAGAGTTACCCAAACAAGACATGAGCCTGCCCAAGTCCCTCAAGTTGCTATATCGTTATGCAGAGCGTGCCATGCGGGATGGCGAAACTATCAGTGTTGATATAGAGAAAGCAGTATTTGGTGTTTCCAAAACTGTATCCATTTCCCGAGAAGTCATAATGCAGTTTATGGAAATGAAGGAAATCTCGGCCACATGCATGATTGTTTACATGag GCACTTATATAATAAGTTAAAGGAATCAAACATGGTCAATATGGTTGGTTTGACTGACCCTTCAAGCATTTCGGTTGGGGTAGGTGATTCCGACCACAAATCAAGAATGCTAGCAGCTGGGTTACAAAATGTGCCTTCCGATCAAGTTCTTTTGGTACCTTACAATTCCGG CTATCATTGGATGTTGACTATCATTAGTGAAGGCAAAGACGTATGCTACTTCATGGACCCCCTTCAGCGCTATTTCATGGACTCTCTTCGACGGAGCATGCACGAGGAAGAATGGAAATATGTTGTAAACAA TGGTATTAGCCAGTTCAAGGCTCAAATGGGTAGGGGAGTCCAAAAGCCACCCATATGGAAAGTACTAACG GGTCCTAAACAACCATCAAATATGGAGTGCGGGTATTATGTCATGAGATACATGAAAGAAATCATAGAAGATGAAAACCTTTCATTCGCAGCAAAG TGGGACGGGAAGGCGTTAGATGCCTACACACAAGCTGAACTCAATGAGGTACGGTGCGAGTGGGGTGATATTGTGAGTGATTATATGTAA